A single Vulcanisaeta distributa DSM 14429 DNA region contains:
- a CDS encoding ABC transporter permease subunit, whose amino-acid sequence MGIWSIALIAFLATLATFGRVTLTIVLGIVLGWFLGYAAAKSGLFERVFLSITQTLEAVPVITFFPIVLVFFVKSIGGYIGTELAVDFLVFTAVVWNIWVGEYEAIKTAPQSLEDAAEMFNLSFWGRFRYLYIPVTMPRVAGNVLVSFADALFYIVVSEVITLGTTQYSVFGIGALIASWTSKGEWVPAFVGLGILVVMVTAVLFGVLRPFVNWAVKYSYDPFMEVTRTRIRRPIITSRVRSLAARNMRYIRRVVAVEDAIMPIFIRASSYAVRHRLLVRPRPRNIITRTEKYIGIGVATAIIILLAYLIYSSWQVTWVPIINNLYDHGLLYLYYLGLDWLRIALVTAASIITAIPINYLMVTHRRVEAILLPILEDLASIPVSAYLPLIAIPFTTYVATTLGLHVSLELLVFLVAYLSTAWYVIYNMYVGMKTIPRSLWDVAENLRLGTWQKLRRLAIPGAMPATITGLASTIGSTWGGLEVAEYIQGLNGQVYMVHGYTALMDYYTAVGNVVGLEAMSLILAINVILLSVFLWRRLFKLARERYRLEGAITL is encoded by the coding sequence GCTAAGAGTGGACTCTTTGAGAGGGTATTCCTATCAATCACCCAGACACTTGAGGCCGTCCCGGTCATTACATTCTTCCCAATAGTCCTGGTATTCTTCGTCAAGTCAATAGGTGGTTACATAGGTACTGAATTAGCCGTAGACTTCCTGGTTTTCACGGCTGTTGTTTGGAACATATGGGTCGGTGAGTATGAGGCCATAAAAACCGCGCCCCAGTCACTTGAGGATGCCGCTGAGATGTTTAACCTCAGCTTCTGGGGTAGGTTTAGGTACTTATATATACCGGTCACAATGCCCAGGGTCGCTGGTAACGTCTTAGTTAGCTTCGCTGATGCCTTATTCTACATAGTAGTTAGTGAGGTGATTACGCTGGGTACCACGCAGTACTCCGTCTTCGGCATAGGCGCGTTGATAGCCTCCTGGACGAGTAAGGGCGAGTGGGTACCCGCATTTGTAGGGTTAGGTATATTGGTCGTGATGGTAACCGCGGTACTCTTCGGGGTGCTTAGGCCATTCGTTAACTGGGCCGTTAAGTATAGTTACGACCCATTCATGGAGGTTACAAGGACGAGGATTAGGAGGCCCATAATAACAAGCCGCGTTAGATCACTGGCTGCTAGGAATATGAGGTACATAAGAAGGGTTGTGGCTGTTGAGGATGCAATAATGCCGATATTCATAAGGGCGTCTAGCTATGCCGTTAGGCATAGACTATTAGTGAGGCCTAGGCCTAGAAACATAATAACCAGGACTGAGAAGTACATAGGCATAGGCGTGGCTACGGCTATTATCATTCTCTTGGCATACTTAATCTATAGTTCCTGGCAAGTGACATGGGTTCCAATAATAAATAACTTATACGATCACGGTTTACTTTACCTTTATTACCTTGGACTTGATTGGTTAAGGATTGCCTTAGTTACCGCCGCCTCGATAATAACCGCGATCCCAATCAATTATTTAATGGTTACGCATAGGAGGGTTGAGGCAATATTGCTACCAATACTTGAGGATTTGGCGTCAATACCGGTATCAGCTTACTTGCCATTAATTGCAATACCCTTCACGACATACGTAGCCACCACACTTGGGCTCCACGTATCTCTTGAGTTATTAGTATTCCTTGTGGCTTACCTAAGCACTGCCTGGTACGTGATTTATAACATGTATGTTGGTATGAAGACGATACCCAGGAGTCTGTGGGATGTGGCTGAGAACCTGAGGTTAGGGACGTGGCAGAAGCTCAGGAGGTTAGCCATACCAGGCGCCATGCCCGCTACAATAACTGGGCTTGCCAGCACGATTGGCTCGACATGGGGAGGGCTTGAGGTTGCTGAATACATTCAGGGCCTTAATGGGCAGGTTTACATGGTCCATGGATACACCGCCCTAATGGATTACTACACGGCGGTAGGCAACGTGGTTGGTCTTGAGGCTATGAGCTTAATACTTGCCATAAACGTAATACTACTTAGTGTATTCCTCTGGAGGAGACTGTTTAAGTTGGCTAGAGAGAGATATAGGCTTGAAGGTGCAATAACCCTTTGA
- a CDS encoding 50S ribosomal protein L14, with protein sequence MAKRGGARQVGVSWRFHKTPGIFINSLVPVADNSGAKLVRVIGIIGHTAKPVHREIPGASVGDMVVVSVVEGKPEVRKQILRAIVIRQRRPYRRPDGTWIAFEDNAVVITDENGAPKGSEIHGPVAMEAALRWPGISNLATIII encoded by the coding sequence ATGGCGAAAAGAGGCGGTGCGCGTCAAGTAGGCGTTAGTTGGAGGTTCCATAAGACACCAGGTATATTCATAAACAGCTTAGTCCCTGTAGCGGATAATAGTGGTGCTAAGCTGGTCAGGGTCATAGGCATTATAGGGCATACTGCGAAGCCTGTTCATAGGGAGATACCCGGGGCCTCTGTTGGCGACATGGTCGTTGTTAGCGTTGTTGAGGGAAAGCCTGAGGTTAGGAAGCAGATACTTAGGGCCATTGTCATTAGGCAGAGGAGACCGTATAGGAGACCTGACGGTACCTGGATAGCCTTTGAGGATAATGCCGTGGTGATTACCGATGAAAACGGCGCACCAAAGGGCAGTGAGATACACGGTCCAGTGGCCATGGAGGCAGCCCTGAGGTGGCCCGGCATCTCAAACCTAGCAACAATAATAATATGA
- the glyS gene encoding glycine--tRNA ligase: MDFEKFLELMSEGGFFYPSFEIYRGKAEVGGFYDYGPLGVELKRNIIEKWRRVFIYPYQDFIVEVETPIIMPKIVFEASGHLEHFTDAIVECTKCGRKFRADHLIEEELGKRGISIKTEGLSLEELDGLIRKYGIKCPVCGGELGNVKPFNLLFQTTIGPYSDNIGYLRPETAQGMFVSFPRVFNLMGRKLPLGIAQIGKVGRNEISPRQGLIRLREFTQMEIEFFFDPENAKCPYLDELDVKLRIIPERDVAAGVKEPREFRPKEAVENGVVPNEWMAFFMGLATIYMNELGVPLDHQYFLAKLPEERAHYSAASFDQMVYSERFGWVEVSGHAYRTDYDLSRHAKYSGYDLTVERRLATPKEVIEARVYPNPQRIREVFGNEMAKVMQAIGRADPRWLASELASRGKAVIEGYTITSDMVFIKEERRKVHIERFIPHDVEPSFGVDRIVYVTLEHAYTEVNGKPLLRLPPDIAPIKAVVLPIIKKQEYVSIGKRIFKELSLAGIRAVYDDDGTIGSRYAKYDSIGVPFAITIDDKTPADNTVTIRDRDTKAQVRVNISEVIRIINDAVLRRLSITEIAKSMGLQLIVRE, translated from the coding sequence ATGGATTTCGAAAAATTCCTGGAGCTAATGAGCGAGGGTGGATTCTTTTATCCGAGCTTTGAGATTTATAGGGGTAAGGCTGAGGTTGGTGGTTTCTATGATTATGGACCACTTGGCGTTGAATTGAAGAGGAACATCATTGAGAAGTGGCGTAGGGTCTTCATTTACCCATACCAAGACTTCATAGTTGAGGTTGAGACGCCGATAATAATGCCGAAGATAGTATTTGAGGCCAGTGGACACCTTGAGCATTTTACGGATGCAATCGTTGAGTGCACCAAGTGTGGTCGCAAGTTCAGGGCTGATCACTTGATAGAGGAGGAGCTTGGTAAGAGGGGCATTTCGATAAAGACCGAGGGTTTAAGTCTTGAGGAGCTTGACGGGTTAATTAGGAAGTATGGCATTAAATGCCCTGTTTGTGGTGGCGAGTTGGGTAATGTTAAGCCCTTTAACCTATTGTTTCAAACTACAATAGGACCTTACAGCGATAACATTGGTTACCTGAGACCTGAGACTGCCCAGGGAATGTTCGTGTCATTCCCAAGGGTATTTAATCTAATGGGTAGGAAGTTACCACTCGGTATTGCCCAGATCGGTAAGGTCGGCAGGAATGAGATATCACCCAGGCAGGGCTTAATTAGACTTAGGGAGTTCACACAGATGGAGATTGAGTTCTTCTTTGACCCAGAAAATGCCAAGTGCCCATACCTCGATGAGTTGGACGTTAAGTTAAGGATAATACCTGAGAGGGACGTTGCGGCTGGCGTTAAGGAGCCCAGGGAGTTTAGACCTAAGGAGGCCGTTGAGAACGGTGTTGTGCCTAATGAGTGGATGGCGTTCTTCATGGGCTTGGCCACGATATACATGAACGAACTTGGCGTACCGCTTGATCATCAGTACTTCCTCGCTAAATTACCTGAGGAGAGAGCTCACTACTCAGCGGCTAGCTTTGACCAGATGGTTTACAGTGAGAGGTTTGGTTGGGTTGAGGTCAGCGGTCATGCGTATAGGACCGACTACGACCTCAGTAGGCATGCTAAGTACAGTGGTTATGACCTAACAGTTGAGAGGAGGTTGGCCACGCCAAAGGAGGTTATTGAGGCTAGGGTTTACCCAAACCCGCAGAGGATTAGGGAGGTCTTTGGTAATGAGATGGCTAAGGTCATGCAGGCCATCGGTAGGGCTGACCCAAGGTGGTTAGCTAGTGAATTAGCTAGCAGGGGTAAGGCCGTCATTGAGGGGTATACCATAACGAGCGATATGGTTTTCATTAAGGAGGAGAGGAGGAAAGTGCATATTGAGAGGTTTATTCCGCATGATGTTGAGCCCTCCTTCGGCGTCGATAGGATCGTCTATGTAACCCTGGAACACGCATATACGGAGGTTAATGGGAAGCCGCTGCTTAGGTTGCCGCCTGACATTGCGCCAATAAAGGCCGTGGTTTTACCAATAATTAAGAAGCAGGAGTATGTGAGTATTGGCAAGAGGATCTTTAAGGAATTATCGCTGGCTGGGATAAGGGCTGTTTACGATGATGATGGGACAATAGGCAGTAGGTATGCTAAGTATGATTCCATAGGCGTGCCCTTCGCAATAACAATAGATGATAAGACCCCAGCTGACAATACAGTAACGATTAGGGATAGGGATACTAAGGCCCAGGTTAGGGTTAACATAAGTGAGGTCATCAGGATAATTAATGATGCAGTTTTAAGGAGGTTATCAATAACGGAGATCGCTAAGTCAATGGGTCTTCAATTAATCGTTAGGGAATAG
- a CDS encoding agmatinase family protein, with the protein MSNNIDFYVVPQYTLFGVPKCGRGIPILGIPMEDTVSFRPGTRFAPSVIRTWSQYFEFTPTEDLGIDPLEKACDLGDLSLMQGMADKNLERINLVVKDAINTWGRVVNIGGEHTLSLGVARAVRESQGSYGIYIHVDAHLDSREEWPLGQSLSHATFVRHIINQVRPQSLVFLGFRSYDKEEINFVRGLENSTLLSTRDIRSMDYHELRLLIRGVIDSYPGPIHLSIDVDVLDPSIMPGVGNPEGFGLNYGELLRIIKAVLDYGGSRVKAVDLVEYSPPNDPGLMSLPTIIKLILDVLNYL; encoded by the coding sequence ATGAGCAATAATATCGACTTCTACGTCGTCCCCCAATACACATTATTCGGAGTGCCCAAGTGTGGCCGTGGTATACCAATACTTGGTATACCCATGGAAGATACGGTCAGTTTTAGACCGGGAACACGATTCGCGCCCAGTGTTATTAGGACCTGGAGCCAGTACTTCGAATTTACACCTACCGAGGATCTGGGCATTGACCCACTTGAGAAGGCCTGCGATTTGGGGGATTTATCGTTAATGCAGGGCATGGCCGACAAGAATCTAGAGAGGATCAACTTAGTGGTTAAGGATGCCATTAATACATGGGGTAGGGTAGTCAATATAGGTGGTGAACACACGCTAAGCCTTGGTGTTGCCAGGGCTGTTAGGGAGTCACAGGGTTCATACGGCATTTACATACATGTAGATGCGCACTTGGATTCAAGGGAGGAGTGGCCGCTGGGGCAGTCTTTATCACATGCCACATTCGTAAGGCACATAATTAATCAGGTTAGGCCTCAGTCACTTGTTTTCCTTGGGTTTAGGTCATACGATAAGGAGGAAATTAATTTTGTGAGGGGTCTCGAGAATTCCACGTTATTATCAACTAGGGATATAAGGTCCATGGATTACCACGAGCTTAGGCTTCTCATTAGAGGTGTGATTGATAGTTACCCTGGGCCAATACACCTCAGCATTGATGTTGATGTTCTTGATCCCTCGATAATGCCTGGTGTCGGTAACCCGGAGGGTTTCGGGCTTAACTACGGCGAGCTACTGAGGATTATTAAGGCTGTTCTCGACTATGGCGGTTCCAGAGTTAAGGCGGTGGATCTCGTTGAGTACTCACCGCCCAATGACCCAGGGTTAATGTCGTTGCCAACGATTATCAAGTTAATATTGGACGTACTTAATTACCTGTGA
- a CDS encoding 2-oxoacid:acceptor oxidoreductase family protein, with protein MSASTIEITFFGRGGQGAVTAAQIIAQAAIRRGLFASSFPEYGAERRGAPVRAYVRLSREPVLAREPIERPDISVVFDTRLLSVFNIPQITKSYIVINALSIDDVRQSIGKFSGKVVYVNAYEISTKHLGKPIVNTTMLGALLKVLDLIDLDTVKELVLETFGKRLGKSNVDALEEAYKAAEVVVL; from the coding sequence ATGAGCGCATCAACCATTGAAATAACGTTTTTCGGTAGGGGTGGGCAGGGCGCCGTAACCGCTGCTCAGATAATTGCCCAGGCAGCGATTAGGCGCGGTTTATTTGCAAGTTCGTTCCCTGAGTATGGCGCTGAACGTAGAGGCGCGCCTGTTAGGGCCTACGTTAGGTTATCCCGAGAGCCGGTATTAGCGAGGGAACCCATTGAGAGGCCGGATATTTCCGTGGTCTTTGATACGAGACTACTAAGTGTCTTCAATATACCGCAGATAACGAAGAGCTATATAGTCATTAATGCGTTAAGTATCGACGATGTTAGGCAGTCCATAGGTAAGTTCAGTGGTAAGGTCGTTTATGTGAATGCGTATGAAATATCCACGAAGCATCTAGGCAAGCCTATAGTCAACACAACGATGCTTGGCGCGTTACTTAAGGTTCTTGACTTAATAGACCTAGATACCGTTAAGGAGTTGGTTTTAGAAACCTTCGGTAAGAGACTCGGTAAGTCAAATGTAGACGCTTTAGAAGAAGCTTATAAGGCGGCTGAGGTGGTCGTGCTATGA
- a CDS encoding 4Fe-4S binding protein: MKQLTWKDLPIGGVVTEPGNARKNLTGTWRTERPVIDQDACIRCRICWMYCPEPAILELKKPYVTKTGKKYDLTYEIDYDHCKGCGICAHECPVKAIKMVPEVAG, from the coding sequence ATGAAGCAATTAACCTGGAAGGATTTACCAATCGGTGGCGTAGTTACTGAGCCAGGTAATGCGCGTAAGAACCTAACCGGTACTTGGAGGACTGAGAGACCCGTTATTGATCAAGATGCGTGCATTAGGTGTAGGATTTGCTGGATGTATTGCCCTGAACCGGCAATACTTGAGTTGAAGAAGCCTTATGTCACGAAGACGGGCAAGAAGTATGACTTAACTTATGAGATTGATTACGACCACTGCAAGGGCTGTGGGATATGTGCCCATGAATGCCCAGTCAAGGCAATAAAGATGGTGCCAGAGGTGGCTGGGTAA
- a CDS encoding pyruvate flavodoxin/ferredoxin oxidoreductase produces MAVAKALSVREEVVKERLGLTSNYAVAYAVKAVDVDVIAAYPITPQTTIIEKLAEFVANGEIDAEYIPVESEHSALSAVVGAAAAGARVFTATSAQGLEFMHEVLYITSGLRLPVVMAVPGRALSAPISIHGDYQDIMSARDAGWIMLIASSAQEVYDSIIMAYRIAEDGRVLLPVMVAYDGFLMSHTTEPVEIYHEEYVRKFTPRNLNRYRLDPRSPITIGVITSPDWYYEIKYQAIKALKDSKGIIKEVHEEFNKSFGTNYDIIEKYMLDDADYVLITYGGASSGNAKEAAKRARERGLRAGVLRIRLFRPFPTDEVVNAIKDAKAIAVIDRALSPGNTYEGPVFNDVVSALYSRGVDKPVISVVHGISQRTMLVDDFYNLYKMLDEYAKTGEYPRKTIFMGLRGGEE; encoded by the coding sequence ATGGCAGTCGCAAAGGCATTGAGCGTTAGGGAGGAAGTCGTTAAGGAAAGGCTTGGCTTAACATCAAACTACGCGGTGGCATACGCGGTTAAGGCCGTTGATGTTGACGTAATTGCGGCATACCCAATAACGCCACAGACTACAATAATAGAGAAGCTTGCCGAGTTCGTAGCCAACGGCGAGATAGATGCTGAGTATATACCCGTTGAGTCTGAGCATAGTGCCTTATCGGCCGTCGTGGGAGCGGCAGCGGCTGGTGCTAGGGTGTTTACTGCAACGTCAGCCCAAGGCCTTGAGTTCATGCATGAAGTACTCTACATAACATCCGGACTTAGGTTGCCGGTGGTCATGGCTGTTCCCGGTAGGGCATTGTCAGCGCCAATAAGCATTCATGGTGATTACCAAGACATAATGAGTGCCAGGGATGCTGGCTGGATCATGCTCATTGCCTCCTCTGCTCAGGAGGTTTATGATTCGATTATTATGGCGTATAGGATTGCCGAGGATGGTAGGGTCCTGCTACCTGTCATGGTCGCGTACGACGGATTCCTAATGAGCCACACCACAGAACCCGTGGAGATCTATCATGAGGAGTATGTCAGGAAATTCACGCCAAGGAATCTAAACAGGTATAGGCTTGACCCAAGAAGTCCAATAACCATTGGCGTCATTACAAGCCCTGATTGGTACTACGAGATCAAGTACCAAGCAATTAAGGCGCTTAAGGATTCAAAGGGCATCATTAAGGAGGTTCATGAAGAATTCAATAAGTCCTTCGGCACTAATTACGACATAATCGAGAAGTACATGCTTGATGATGCGGATTACGTATTAATAACCTATGGAGGGGCATCAAGCGGCAATGCCAAGGAGGCTGCTAAGAGGGCTAGGGAAAGGGGGTTAAGGGCTGGTGTTTTAAGGATAAGGTTATTTAGGCCATTCCCCACGGATGAAGTGGTAAATGCTATTAAGGATGCCAAGGCGATAGCCGTTATTGATAGGGCATTATCGCCGGGCAATACGTATGAGGGCCCTGTATTTAATGATGTGGTCTCGGCATTGTATAGTAGGGGTGTTGATAAGCCAGTCATATCCGTGGTTCATGGGATTTCCCAAAGGACAATGCTTGTTGATGATTTCTACAACCTTTATAAAATGCTTGATGAATATGCAAAGACTGGTGAGTATCCAAGGAAGACAATATTTATGGGCCTGAGGGGTGGTGAGGAATGA
- the porB gene encoding pyruvate synthase subunit PorB translates to MKVYFRTIKDLPVDEYFGPGQLTCAGCGPSIAVRWLLKAAAPDVIVVNATGCIEVTTTSYPYTAWSVPYLHVAFENSAAAASGVEAALKVLRRKGILDTKAKVMVIAGDGGTFDIGLQSLSGMLERGHGVLYVLYDNEAYMNTGIQRSGGTPHFAWTTTSPVGSKLRGKVQRKKDIMSIVIGHHIPYAATANIAYPIDLANKVKTALDYLDEGPAFIHVLAPCPPGWRYPEDMTVEIARLATETGYFPLYEWDHGRIRFNPPSNAHFDKSKRKPIIEYLKRQGRFAHLTEEDIKEIEKEIDEYWDYLARLAKAFG, encoded by the coding sequence ATGAAGGTGTACTTCAGGACGATAAAGGACTTACCCGTGGATGAGTATTTCGGACCTGGACAACTAACCTGCGCTGGATGCGGGCCTTCAATAGCCGTTAGGTGGTTGCTTAAGGCTGCTGCGCCAGACGTTATTGTGGTTAATGCCACGGGCTGTATAGAGGTGACCACAACTTCATACCCATACACGGCGTGGAGTGTTCCCTACCTACATGTGGCTTTTGAGAACTCAGCCGCGGCGGCGTCAGGCGTGGAGGCGGCGCTTAAGGTGCTTAGGAGGAAGGGTATACTAGATACTAAGGCTAAGGTCATGGTTATTGCTGGTGATGGTGGTACTTTTGATATTGGTTTGCAGTCTCTTAGTGGTATGCTTGAGCGTGGTCATGGTGTGCTCTACGTGCTTTATGATAATGAGGCTTACATGAACACCGGGATACAAAGAAGCGGAGGAACACCGCACTTCGCCTGGACAACGACTTCACCAGTGGGTAGTAAGTTAAGGGGTAAGGTTCAGAGGAAGAAGGACATCATGAGCATTGTCATTGGGCATCACATACCATATGCCGCCACAGCCAACATAGCCTATCCAATAGACCTGGCAAATAAGGTAAAGACTGCCCTTGACTACCTCGATGAGGGTCCTGCCTTCATACACGTACTAGCACCATGCCCACCAGGCTGGCGTTACCCGGAGGATATGACCGTGGAGATTGCGAGGCTCGCCACAGAGACAGGCTACTTCCCACTATACGAGTGGGACCACGGCAGGATAAGGTTCAACCCACCAAGCAATGCCCACTTTGACAAGTCAAAGAGAAAGCCAATAATTGAGTACTTGAAGAGACAGGGTAGGTTTGCACACCTAACTGAGGAGGATATTAAGGAGATTGAGAAGGAGATTGATGAGTACTGGGACTACCTAGCAAGGCTCGCTAAGGCCTTTGGTTAA
- a CDS encoding DUF58 domain-containing protein → MREFSKILLLLIILPMIIAVAAVLTTSKLYILPILFPLITLVIALSLDEKPTISITLNADKSVMYVDEELNIELNVKIHGGFGLLIIRAPPNPDTLMAEGFELVKGNNVHVIFKGFGDVDRRFTYVLKAVKRGNYSLGSIDYVYYNALGIHEPIKGSIKLGGNVQVIPRIKIVRRVLGMVKPRQGLPRYSPSRLGPYSTEFRSVRNYVPGDPYKFINWKATARDPGGKVMVNEYEREGLRTTIILLDVGWWMRYGTAEDNPLEYGVSLILSLSRVLLRYGYNVGLWTIPTGPRVIPSSGTTQYYRLLRELMVVRALPIKGYIMDPALYRLIQETNPALIIVTNMNVESAERVITLLNKLPSRALIIDIVPDTILMRSLVKGLPCNQWVIRNRVRLYKALPRNAKVITWDPACEGIGSLIAKISTYLGRWL, encoded by the coding sequence ATGAGGGAATTCTCGAAAATACTCCTGCTCCTCATAATACTTCCAATGATTATAGCCGTGGCCGCAGTACTAACAACATCTAAGTTGTACATACTCCCCATACTCTTCCCCCTAATCACGTTGGTGATAGCTTTAAGCTTAGACGAAAAGCCCACGATATCGATAACCCTCAACGCCGATAAAAGCGTTATGTACGTTGATGAGGAATTAAACATAGAATTAAACGTTAAAATCCACGGCGGCTTCGGCCTTTTAATAATTAGGGCGCCGCCAAATCCTGACACGTTAATGGCCGAGGGCTTTGAGTTGGTTAAGGGCAATAATGTTCACGTAATCTTCAAGGGATTCGGCGATGTGGACAGGAGATTCACATATGTATTAAAGGCTGTTAAGAGGGGTAATTACTCATTGGGTAGTATTGATTATGTGTATTATAATGCCCTGGGAATACACGAACCAATTAAGGGTTCCATAAAGCTTGGAGGTAATGTCCAGGTAATACCCAGGATCAAGATTGTTAGGAGGGTTCTCGGAATGGTCAAGCCGAGACAGGGATTACCTAGGTACTCACCATCAAGGCTTGGCCCATACTCCACGGAATTTAGGTCCGTGAGGAATTACGTGCCTGGTGACCCATACAAGTTCATTAATTGGAAGGCAACCGCGAGGGATCCTGGTGGTAAAGTAATGGTTAATGAGTATGAGAGGGAGGGGCTTAGGACAACAATAATATTGCTAGACGTTGGTTGGTGGATGAGGTATGGAACCGCCGAGGATAACCCCCTTGAGTATGGAGTATCACTCATACTATCCCTAAGTAGGGTATTACTCAGGTATGGTTATAATGTTGGTCTTTGGACAATACCAACCGGCCCAAGGGTCATACCCAGCTCGGGAACCACGCAGTACTACAGGTTATTGCGAGAGTTAATGGTTGTAAGAGCATTGCCCATTAAGGGCTATATCATGGACCCAGCCCTTTATAGGTTGATACAGGAGACTAACCCAGCATTAATTATTGTGACGAATATGAACGTAGAAAGTGCCGAGAGGGTTATTACCCTACTTAATAAATTACCATCAAGGGCTCTCATAATTGATATAGTGCCCGACACAATACTAATGAGGAGTTTAGTAAAGGGGTTGCCCTGTAATCAGTGGGTCATTAGGAATAGAGTGAGGTTATATAAGGCATTACCGAGGAATGCCAAGGTAATTACTTGGGACCCAGCTTGTGAGGGCATTGGCTCGTTAATCGCCAAGATATCAACGTACCTAGGCAGGTGGTTATGA
- a CDS encoding AAA family ATPase, whose amino-acid sequence MSKVDIGYVTERVRAVINEITKYFVGDEEILLKILASIIAGGHILIEDVPGTGKTFLSKMLAKVLGLRFSRIQFTPDLLPSDIIGTKVWRPDKGSFELVLGPIFANFVLADEVNRAPPKVQSALLEAMQEGQITIEGETIKLPQPFIVVATQNPIELEGTYPLPEAQLDRFMIRIRLGYPKDEVELLKRRISWRSNDPTPQVRTVLSGDELLMIRNFVESNVVVSDDVMKYVVSFNVIRRDPRVLAGPSPRGLMALMSMGRAMAVIDGRDYVIPDDIKRVIIETLGHRIVLKPEVALEGVSGEDIVREYVEKIPIPR is encoded by the coding sequence ATGAGTAAGGTTGACATTGGTTATGTAACGGAGAGGGTCAGGGCCGTGATTAACGAGATAACCAAGTACTTTGTCGGTGACGAAGAGATCCTATTAAAAATACTAGCCTCGATTATTGCTGGCGGTCACATACTCATTGAGGATGTGCCAGGTACTGGTAAGACCTTCCTATCGAAAATGCTCGCTAAGGTCCTCGGGCTTAGGTTCAGTAGAATTCAATTCACGCCTGACTTACTACCCAGTGATATTATTGGTACTAAGGTTTGGAGACCTGACAAGGGTAGTTTCGAGTTGGTGCTCGGCCCCATATTCGCAAATTTCGTACTTGCTGATGAGGTTAATAGGGCTCCTCCTAAGGTTCAGTCTGCTTTGCTTGAGGCTATGCAGGAGGGTCAGATAACAATTGAGGGTGAGACGATTAAGCTCCCTCAGCCATTCATTGTAGTCGCCACGCAGAATCCCATAGAGCTCGAGGGAACATACCCACTACCAGAGGCACAACTAGACAGATTCATGATAAGAATAAGACTAGGATATCCGAAGGATGAGGTTGAGTTACTTAAGCGTAGGATCTCATGGCGTAGTAACGACCCAACACCCCAGGTAAGGACTGTATTAAGTGGTGATGAATTATTAATGATTAGGAATTTCGTGGAGAGTAACGTTGTTGTTAGTGACGATGTTATGAAGTATGTAGTGAGCTTCAACGTTATTAGGAGGGATCCCAGGGTACTTGCTGGTCCAAGCCCCAGGGGATTGATGGCATTGATGAGTATGGGTAGGGCTATGGCGGTTATCGATGGCAGGGACTACGTAATACCCGACGATATAAAGAGGGTTATTATTGAAACCCTTGGGCATAGAATTGTGCTTAAGCCTGAGGTCGCCCTGGAGGGGGTTAGTGGTGAGGATATTGTTAGGGAGTATGTTGAGAAGATACCAATACCCAGGTAG